In a genomic window of Streptomyces sp. cg36:
- a CDS encoding dioxygenase: MPTAHSPAAPNEPSSPNGPASPNGPASPNGLTSPYPLRGPAAAYDDLLARVLPEAREQRVWTPSDGPMPSLFVSHGAPFTLDDPQWLAELHDWARSMPKPRAIVVVSAHWEHAPAAMSGAAAGTPLHYDFSGFHPRYKTLPYATPDATGLARRLTGVLGRTPVHEFTDRGLDHGAFIPLMAMYPAADVPVVQLSMPGLDPTALLRLGARLRPLRDEGVLVLGSGFMTHSFDVFHEPELAAHTTAFDAWAVDALGRGDADALADYRDKAPGAAVAHPTADHFVPLLLTVGAADDPASAVSAIDRMVMGNSTRSVRLT; the protein is encoded by the coding sequence ATGCCCACCGCCCACAGCCCGGCCGCCCCGAACGAGCCGTCCTCCCCGAACGGCCCGGCCTCCCCGAACGGCCCGGCCTCCCCGAACGGCCTGACCTCCCCCTACCCGTTACGCGGACCGGCCGCCGCGTACGACGACCTCCTGGCCCGCGTCCTGCCCGAGGCGCGCGAGCAGCGGGTGTGGACTCCCTCCGACGGCCCCATGCCCAGCCTCTTCGTCAGCCACGGGGCCCCGTTCACCCTCGACGACCCGCAGTGGCTCGCCGAGCTCCACGACTGGGCCCGGTCGATGCCCAAACCCCGGGCCATCGTCGTCGTCTCGGCCCACTGGGAACACGCGCCGGCCGCGATGTCCGGGGCCGCGGCGGGCACCCCCCTGCACTACGACTTCAGCGGCTTCCACCCCCGCTACAAGACCCTCCCGTACGCCACCCCCGACGCCACCGGCCTGGCGCGGCGCCTGACGGGAGTGCTGGGGCGCACGCCGGTGCACGAGTTCACCGACCGGGGCCTCGACCACGGCGCCTTCATCCCGCTCATGGCGATGTACCCGGCGGCCGACGTGCCCGTCGTACAGCTGTCGATGCCCGGCCTCGACCCCACCGCGCTGCTCCGGCTCGGAGCGCGGCTGCGGCCCCTGCGCGACGAGGGCGTACTCGTCCTCGGCTCCGGCTTCATGACGCACAGCTTCGACGTCTTCCACGAGCCGGAACTCGCCGCCCACACCACTGCCTTCGACGCGTGGGCCGTCGACGCCCTGGGCCGCGGTGACGCGGACGCCCTGGCCGACTACCGCGACAAGGCGCCCGGCGCCGCGGTCGCCCACCCGACGGCCGACCACTTCGTCCCGCTGCTGCTCACCGTGGGCGCCGCCGACGACCCCGCGAGCGCGGTGAGCGCCATCGACCGCATGGTGATGGGCAATTCCACCCGTTCCGTGCGACTGACCTGA
- a CDS encoding MarR family winged helix-turn-helix transcriptional regulator, with the protein MNTQSPWLDDDQQALWQELLTVVIALPAALDRQLQRDAGISNFEYGVLARLSMADDATMRLSDLARVCDSTQPRLSKLMDRFEARDWATRRPDPGDGRYTLATLTDTGRRKLADSAPKHVAQVKRLVFDPLSAAQRRSLEAALTRIAATLRQELE; encoded by the coding sequence ATGAACACCCAGTCACCCTGGCTCGACGACGACCAGCAGGCCCTGTGGCAGGAGCTCCTCACCGTCGTCATCGCCCTCCCGGCGGCCCTCGACCGCCAGTTGCAGCGGGACGCGGGCATCTCCAACTTCGAGTACGGAGTGCTGGCCCGGCTGTCCATGGCGGACGACGCCACGATGCGGCTGAGCGATCTGGCGCGGGTCTGCGACAGCACCCAGCCGCGCCTGTCGAAGCTGATGGACCGCTTCGAGGCCCGCGACTGGGCCACCCGCCGCCCCGACCCCGGCGACGGCCGGTACACCCTCGCGACCCTGACCGACACCGGCCGGCGGAAGCTGGCCGACAGCGCGCCGAAACACGTGGCGCAGGTGAAACGGCTCGTGTTCGACCCCCTCAGCGCCGCCCAGCGCCGCAGCCTGGAGGCCGCGCTCACGCGTATCGCCGCGACGCTGCGCCAGGAGTTGGAGTGA
- a CDS encoding chaplin, with protein MRIRTSIAALALASAAALSGAGVAVADAGADGVAAGSPGVLSGNVVQIPIHVPINLCGNSVNVIGLLNPAVGNTCINK; from the coding sequence ATGCGCATTCGGACGTCCATCGCCGCCCTTGCCCTGGCCTCGGCCGCAGCCCTCTCCGGCGCCGGTGTCGCCGTGGCCGACGCCGGTGCGGACGGCGTCGCGGCGGGCTCGCCCGGCGTTCTCTCCGGCAACGTGGTGCAGATTCCGATCCACGTGCCGATCAACCTCTGCGGCAACAGCGTGAACGTCATCGGCCTGCTCAACCCGGCCGTCGGCAACACCTGCATCAACAAGTAG
- a CDS encoding FadR/GntR family transcriptional regulator — MKPINAPRRTASLSAQLVDSLRSHIEAGGWPVGTRIPSEQVLIEELGVGRSTLREAVGALVHLGLLEPRAGDGTYVRSSSELQSVMVRRASSVERDKVLELRTVLEEYASGAAALRRDEAQLRQMRELLADADAAAAGEDTAAATNVDALFHRAVVRASGNDLLVEVYDYLGTALTSSPGGMTWDAAHAEDHARLHRRLVDAIEARDAGEARGAAAAIVRLTGEYESGDH; from the coding sequence ATGAAGCCCATCAACGCACCGCGACGGACCGCCAGTCTGTCCGCTCAGCTCGTCGACAGCCTCCGCTCGCACATCGAGGCGGGGGGCTGGCCGGTGGGGACGCGGATCCCCTCGGAGCAGGTCCTCATCGAGGAGCTCGGCGTCGGGCGCAGCACCCTGCGGGAAGCCGTCGGCGCGCTCGTCCACCTCGGGCTGCTGGAACCCCGGGCCGGGGACGGCACCTATGTCCGCTCGTCGAGCGAGCTCCAGTCGGTGATGGTCCGCCGGGCGAGTTCCGTCGAGCGCGACAAGGTGCTGGAGCTGCGGACCGTGCTGGAGGAGTACGCCTCGGGAGCCGCGGCACTGCGCCGCGACGAGGCGCAGTTGCGGCAGATGCGGGAGCTGCTGGCCGACGCCGACGCGGCTGCGGCCGGTGAGGACACCGCCGCGGCCACGAACGTGGACGCGCTGTTCCACCGGGCCGTGGTCCGCGCGAGCGGGAACGACCTGCTGGTCGAGGTGTACGACTACCTCGGTACGGCGCTCACCTCGTCCCCGGGCGGCATGACCTGGGACGCCGCCCACGCGGAGGACCACGCCCGGCTGCACCGGCGGCTAGTCGACGCGATCGAGGCCCGCGACGCGGGGGAGGCGCGGGGCGCGGCGGCGGCGATCGTCCGGCTCACCGGCGAGTACGAGAGCGGGGACCACTGA